The segment AAGTCATCAACGTCCAGCAGGGGAGGACAGTCAGCTAGTGTCCTACACATATAAAGAAAATTAAGCCTATTTTTAGAACcattaagggtttttttttttacattttttttttttttttgcattgtgacattattttttatgacaaaagcacatttttGTTGCAACATACCTAAAGCACATTTCCTCTGCTAACCACATTTCCTCTGCTAACctaacacatatttttttatatgaagacATCACATacaatagtatatatataatcttCATATAAAAGATTTATGCGGCTTTAATAACAAAATGTGcctggattgaaaaaaaaaattaataatttaaattaagttaattagaaaaattattcaaacaattatttaacacttatttaaatacataattgaGTTATAATTGAAAATcaattataaatacaattaattacattaaatattaatatttgaacaattaaatatattgcatttattactattataatatgaaattataataaaatatataattattattatatttcttttattattttattattttatttgataatattaaatataagaatTTTTACTATTCCTCCCTTTTTGGGGGTGGGGTATGGGGGGCAAGTATGTCTAGAAAGTTTCTTTATGAGATATAAAGGTGGATGCAGTAAATAGTGTCTTACTCTGCAGTCTTGAAAGCCTTCTCAAAGTTGGCCCTGCGATCATAGGGGTCGAGAGTGCAATATTCAAAGCCCTCTGGGAAGAACCTGTGCACCAGGGCACAAAACGCCAGACCGTCTGCCCAGCTAGACGAAAAATTCTGGATGTTCACGCCCTAAACATAGAAACAAGTATAAGAGGGAGAATCACAACAAAGctgtgaagaataaaaaaaagtgctttgtTTTTTTGCTAAAACAAAACCCATTTTTAGtacaattagttatttttttatatttaaatgataaaagacAACCACAACCACACACCTAATTTAcagtattataataaaaatacaaaaagtatttatacttaaagtatttgttaaatttatgcagattaacataaaaataagaaattagaattaaaaaaaccAATACAGTTTTGGAAAtcaaattattaacaaaaaataaatgtaaaatgtaatgtaaaagtcaattttaaatgtaaaaatgaaacagGTTTGTTTTTCTCCTTTGATTTTGTTGtcaaatgtgacctggacatttCCATTAGACTCACACAGGGAGACTAGAAGAGCCCGAGACGTGTAGCAAAACAGAAACTGTTTGATTTGATCTTCTTTTGTCTCTTCAGACCCACCTCATATGGTTCAGTCTTGACCCGGCACCAGTCCAGCAGCATTTGTTTGACATCTTTGGTATTTGGGCCCCTGACCGCCGAGCTGCCCGGCACTTTAACCCTGGCCACGTGGGACTGAGCCGGGCTTCAAGAGGAAAACAGCACAATCAGTCAACGGGACACATCCCACGCTGTCATCCTGTCAGGACTTTAAGAATGACCCACCTGCCCACAGCTTTCGGAGAGGATGAAGAGGTTGGGGGAGAAAATGATTTTGCCTGAGCTGTCCCTGTACCCAAGTGAAGTAAAAAGGGAAAGGTTATCAAAGCCTTGCAGATAGAAGTGCAGTAAAAGTACATAGTATTCAGAGCCTCATGAGTGATGGTCACTCACTGTGTGCATTGTACTGAGCGCCGCTCGGACCATTAGCAGGTTTCTGGTCTTTACAGAGTCCAGCAGCTGTCTTTCCTCCACCAGCCTGCTGACGCAGGGTCTCCATTCGGGCCGCCCGCTCTCTATCACGCCGCTCTGacagaaacacagaaaacaaaaactaactaaataataGTTTTCTGAATAGGAAAGTTATAACAAATAAcagcagaagttttttttttccactatgtTTATTTCCTTTGGTTGTTTGTGTAATAGTAAGGAGTCGTAAAGGCAGAAtctcttattttcttattttcacacactactgttcaaatgttagATGTAAAATGTAATCCAGATTCCTGAcaagttttgtgagattcacctaAAATAATATCAGGAAGCACATAAGACCCAGCAGACCATATCTGAGCCATATATACTGAATATGTGACATTGACCCGGTCCTCACCCCTCTTTCTCTTCAGAAGTTCTCTCATGGCAGCACGGATCATTTTCCTCTCCTCAAAATCCACAGCCTTATCTAGCTGGTACATGCATAAACAGGAGGGAAACACTTTTCTAAATATGGTTAAGAAAACAAACCATGATAACAAACCCACTGCGCCTGTAGTGCCATTAGTTGCCTCTTACCATTTTATTGAGGATCTCTTCATCCTCTATAGCTGCCAGCTGTTCGGCTGTCAGGGGACCCGTCATATCAGGTTGCTCTTTGGTACCTGTCTCTAATGTTCCCTTCTCACCCTCCATCTTCAGTGACAGCTGGGACAGAAGGAGGAACAGGAGGTGTTGATGGAGCCAGGTTACGAGATGTGTGTATCTCCATGTGTGCGTGGGAACGAGGGAGTATGTTTAGGGAAAATTGAAAGAAAGAGATTCTATCTGAATGCTTTGTGCGAGAGCTACTAGTACAGAGATGTTTTGAGAAACCCCGAGATGCATGTTTGTAGCTGCAAATTGCTAGTCTAATTAACTGCAGCCAAATTATTGGTTTGAGCGGCTTCTGAACAAacagattacataaaaaaaattgtttttacataTTAATTGTCAAGCTGCTTCAGGCCATACATAATGATGACTGTTTGTGTCCATTCATGTGGAAAAGGACATCCGAAAGACAATGTCCAAATATTCATCTCAGCTTATAGAGAAACTATGCTGGTTGGCATTGACATGTGTTTCACACCTTCTGCCCATAGTCCTGTAAACAGCTCATAGACAAAGACATCTGTGAAATAACATGCTTTATGAGTGGAGAATATTTCCCATAGTTCTTTGCAGTGAGTACAGTGTCCCCCAAATATATTTAGACAATTAAAGGGAGGAAAACTCTGTTATCAttctcacgtcgttccaaacatgtatgactttcttttctaTTTGGAAAGAAGATcccaaacaacactggaccccttTGATTTTCTACTGAATGGGGGGATCTTTCCtcattttttacatttggcaTGACATGAGCATGAGTAGGCAAATGaagacataatttattttttttgtgaactatccatttaataattaaaaaatataataataccacTGCAGACAGAAAGTATCAATCCAGacattaacttttttatataaataagagTGTTTCGtaggttttaaattatatttacatatatatatacaatttagatttatatatatatatatatatatatatatatatatatatatatatatatatatatatatatatatatcacaattaaaGAATTTATTcccataatttattaataagttCCAGTGCTGTAGTCAAATACCGGCTACGTTGTACTACTTTGTTcccattattttttaatcagctCCCTCATTTTAGTTCAATTGTGGTGATGCCATAACTTGATTAAAATGAGGGAACAGCTTACCAATTTGACCACTAAAGGAGGGAATAGATTATTGCGCTTTGGGAATGAAGTTCCCCCAAGAAACTCTGTGTTCACGCACAAAAgcattgaaaaataattatttctctcCCCCCATCCCATCAACATATCCCAGAACATATCCCATTTCTCCATAGTTGTCAAACATTAGTGGATCATGTTCATAGCTAATGCCTTAAACTACTCTGATATCTGTGTAGACCAAAAGCCAATTCAAAAGTGGCTCAGAAAAATTCTGAGAAAAGCTCTGTCAGCATTTTGAGTACCATCATCAAGATATACTTTAGTCCTGTTGTGTGTTAGTATGTGTGGGCTGAAGCTAGCAGAATAGATCATATTGTTTTCTGAATGCCATAATACAGTTTTACCCTAATAACACATAATAATGTCAAACAATTAGCACAATTTACTGCACACTGGTCTAATAGCTGTTATGTAATCACACAATCACTACACTGAAAGATGGATGGAAATACATTagaaaaacaacaagaaacaGAAAGATGAAGCTCACCGATCTGACTGCAGCTGTCCGAGAAAAAGGATCACATACACTCAACTCAACTCAGATGCTGGAGTGACTGAGTTTTTCAGAGTCTCTGTAAGAGCCCTCCCACCCCGACCCTCATCAACCTCTTCTGAAGGGACCAGGGGAAAAAAAGTGGAAAGAGCAGAACGGGACATTTAGTATTAGTGACGTATTTGGCACTGCTTCTCTTGATCTTTCCTTTCCGTCAGTTTTTACTCCGATTATAACACTGTCACTTTCAAAAGTGGTAATGGAGTATTTATATGTTTGAAAACCAGAGGAAAGAAAATGTTGAGATAAACCGTGCTCCTCCAGCATGCTGTGTTGACACTGATTGTATAAGCAGGTGGCCTGGCTCTGAGCAGAACTAAACAGTGAATGAGTGGACAGACGGAGAACACGGCCTTATTAAGGCATAAGAATGATGTTGCATAGCAGCACACCTTCATGTTTACACAGATCCTTATTTCCTATGCAGACATAAACATGCTCGTCGCAGCATTTATCTGCAAAAGCATGGGCCAGAAATGTCATTGGCACAAGTACGTTTTCACATTCACAACATTAGAGTATGATGGAGGCGTTGTGATGAAAAAGGAGTGTTTGGCTCCACCTCGTGGTGGCTGATTGTGGTCATTAGCTGGCAGAGACAGCTAGCATGACACATGGAAACAGTGAGGGTGAAGGAAACCTTGACTTAGACTTGATGTTCAGCGAGTCATTGTGACTAATGCGGCATATTAGGCTAATTATACAATAGTGGTGCTGTTATAGTGACGGGGTTATGCAAAGGCACTTACAATGGAATGTTTCATAACTTTCAACATGGAGGAAATACTAGTTTTGCTCAACTGGCTGCTGTCAGCTCAATGAAAATATAAGGTTCGGTATAAGTTAAGTTCAGTCATGATAGCACACGTACATCACAGAGTCATCTATTTGACAGAGTCATctatttacatctgcaagatgtttttttttttacgtttatagGACGTTTcgtatcagatgtcaaatagacgtctattatatgatttttaagatgtttatgtaaaactgacatctcacagacgtctgtcagatgtttgtacacagcagatgctttccagatcaagggACGAAGTACATTTTCTTGAGTACTCTACTTTATTGCATAACtactgtattaattattttttctggAAACCCATGACTTTAACTTcactatatttgaaaaataaatattgtacttTTCACTCCACAACATTTCTATTAAAGTCCTTGAAGTAGAAAGTCATGACTATGTAGcagctttgaaagtcagtgggtgatttattttcttctctAACATGTGCCTCTTTTGACAGTCTGTAAGTAATCACTCTTGTAGGGTTATGTGAAGTGATTTCACAGCTTTTTTGAATACTGATCagttgcaaatgtgatatttattgacaacaattcaataataagaagttaatattgtggtATTTATTAGACACATTATTGTCTGATTTGGCTAAATtgtgtaaatgaaaatattatacaTGAAGCCACAGAACAACTGTTGTGCATCTCCAAAACACAGtggtgtttgacttgaagcagcacTGTACAGACTGTTCTGTGTATGTCATTAAAGTACAGCGAGAGCTATTAGAGCATTtctgacattttaattttgatgttaaatcttgctgttttgctttttttggttAAAGCAGGGTTGCTGTTGTAAAGTTATACAACTAGAGTTGTGTTGCTGTGTTTTAAAGCAGGcttgataatttttttcttatctgtttgTATTTACAGCCATTTCAGTATCCACTTGGTTCAAATGTGGATGAATGGCTAAACATAGATGTGTGTTTACAGAGCTGTGTGAGATacatacaacaataataaaagagCATTGGCATAATAGAGGAAAATTAATTTTTGGTACTTAAGTACTTTTAAATGCAAGTAtttctttacttttacttaagtaaaaatcTGCCTTTACAACTTTCACTTGTAATGGAGTAATATTTGACCAGCAGTATCTTTCACTCAAATAACAGAGTTGTGTACTTTGTCCGTCTTTTGTTGGTTGTGACaccaatttgtttttacatttttatatagctTTACACAAAAAAGGTTGGTAAGTGACATTTTTCATGCTAAAATTATGTTAACATGCATATTGTTTATATCTTGTGGGTAAGTTATGAAAACAATCAACAATGTTAAGTTTCTCAtggtagtttttatatatattttttttttaaacaagaaaacaattCAGGCTATACTAGACCACTATCATGCTAGCATATTTGAACACATTCCTAACATGTTTttacatgtttctagtatgatttaATATGTTGCTAAAATGTTTAGAGTAGGTTTTAACAccttaataacatgttttttgcatatttctaatgtttttacaTGTTTCTGTAGCATGTTTtggcatatttataatattttaacatgctAAAGTTTTAACACAGTTAACATGTTTTACCATTTTTAGCATGTTTTGACATATTTCTAACATTTCAacactttgctaacatgtttATAGTATGATTACTAACATGTTTAAGCATGTTTTTAGTATATTTGAACACATTCCTAACATGTTTTAGCTGTTGCTAGCAGACTTGAGCATACTGCTAGCTAATACTTAAATAGCACGCTGCTACTATATTGACATGTGACAGCAGACGGCATGAGACTGTTTATTGTACCAGTATATTAACAACTTTTCATGattgtaaaatacataaatataataaaataagtatttacatctgatattttgcagatataaaaaaaaaaaaaaaacatttatgcaaaTCATCAGTGCAATTTTGCGCTGCAACCAATAAAAGACCCATTATCCAGTACATTAGTGACCCAGTAAAATGTCAACAAatgtcattacaggaataaacaATAACATCTGAGGTATTTTTCTGACAACCCTCACATCATGTGTGATGGCGAAGAGTAACTTCGCTTTCATTCTGTTGATAATCATTTCATATTAATTGCAGTTAATCGATGTGCTTGTGGTACAGAGATACTGGATGAACATTACACAGTTATGAATACGCAGTGTTGCGTAACATGCGTTCAGTGATAAGGTGCAGTCACTTTAGCGCAATTTCAGAGAAAAAGCGATGCACGAAGCAGAGTTTACACTCAAGTCACCTTTAAACAAATCAACCTTCTGTTGGTCAGTGAGGTGCATTTTCATGAATAATTTCCCAACCAGTTCTTGCTGAAATAACTGGATTTTGATTAGCAACATTAAATGTGACCGGACAGCTAGGCTGTGTTTAATGTGTCACTTTTAAAATGATGACCATAGGCCATTAACCATACCTAGATCGAtcctgtacatacagtatatgatctTGTATGATGCTTTTCCTGATGCTGCTCACTAAGTGAAGTAATGAGTGCAAACAACAGAAGCATGAAAGGACAGTTGAGACCTTATAAGTGTTTCCCTCAGGTAGGCACACTTGAGTCAGTGTAGGCTTTTATTATGACTCCATAAGACTGCGTAAACTTCAACACCCACTGAGATACATTCACATCCTCATTCATTTCCTGTTAGCCAAATCTAAAAACCCAAAAATCAGTGAGTGTTTTGTTATGTCACACTAAACCCCAGCTATGAATTCCCAACATGCTGGGAAAAAGGCAAACTgcctgatatatatattttttttaatctaatgcactTCAATTCGGATATAAACGAAgtcataataataaatgcaaatccGCTTTCTCTCCAGCAGATGGCAACACAACTCTTTGAGGGAATGACCTTGCCGTGTACCTGGGTCTATAACCTTTTTTTACtgtcaagttttttattttatttttagaacagcatcaaaacacacaaatcaaaGTGGAGGGAAAATAATACTGTCCAGCAGGCATCaataaaacaaatccatcaagaaacTTATGAAAAAAAGATGAACACCCACTCAGAGGAGACGAGCCAGGCCTTTAGTGGAGGATTTAAAGAGGACAATGAGAGAGACGATATCATTTTGATTTCTCCTAAGAGATAATAGTGTGCTAAAGATGTCTGAGACTCCTTAGAGAAAGCTATTCATAATTACCCGCACTGGGAATTACATAAAAGTCACCAGTTTAAACCTGCCTGCCTTTTCATAATGTTACATACTTAAAAAAAGTTCTCAGCTGTTACTCGGGGTGAATCTCGATCAAGCTTGTCAGGAACATgccttgaaaaaaacaaacaaaacaaaaaaccatcAATCTTGGAAAGAACGTTTCTAAATAGTGCACCAAGATGAATAAAAGTGAACCCAAGTAAGGAGCCAGTAATCTTCCTTGTCTTCATTATGTAAACTTAACCAAGACGAAAAGTGATAATGCTGTACATATTTAAACATGGCATCCTACAGAAAGCTGCCTCAAAATATACCGTCCCATATCACCAAATCAAGACGGCTGAGTTACAGtatctaaaaatacattattcCTATGTATCTTTTTGTGTGACTATCTTTAGTAGTCAAGAAGTGCCAACTAGTCCAGTAACGGCTAAAGAGGACCAGAGCAAACGGAGCAGTTGTATTTCACAGTGCATTAGATAGACACACAGTCACAGAATGAATATGGCAGGATGTTGGAGATCTTCCCGAGGCTCATGCAGGAGTTTCCACGCACTTATAAGCGTGTGTTGGCAAAACAGAggtaataaaatcaaacaaactGTTGCCGTCGGCATCTgctaaaaaaaggcatgtgctgAGTCAGTCAATCAGTCTCAGAGCTCTGGTAGATGGTGCTTCTCCATTGAAAGGATGACTGAAATTAAATATCCTGGCACAGTGAGGAGGTTCTGGGGAAAACTACACCTCCAATATCACCATCCTCATCATCCCCGCCATCCAGCAGACCTCGTATCTGATCAGACTCCATATTAAACCAGCTAACACTGGATGATGCTCAGTCTTCTGTTGCAAAACCTAGTGAACTGTCTAtgtaagactgcatttatttggcaTCATAGATGG is part of the Carassius auratus strain Wakin chromosome 10, ASM336829v1, whole genome shotgun sequence genome and harbors:
- the smtna gene encoding smoothelin; translation: MEGEKGTLETGTKEQPDMTGPLTAEQLAAIEDEEILNKMLDKAVDFEERKMIRAAMRELLKRKRERRDRERAARMETLRQQAGGGKTAAGLCKDQKPANGPSGAQYNAHRTAQAKSFSPPTSSSSPKAVGSPAQSHVARVKVPGSSAVRGPNTKDVKQMLLDWCRVKTEPYEGVNIQNFSSSWADGLAFCALVHRFFPEGFEYCTLDPYDRRANFEKAFKTAETLADCPPLLDVDDLMRMREPDWKCVYTYIQEFYRCLAEKGLVKTKKTP